A DNA window from Chelativorans sp. AA-79 contains the following coding sequences:
- a CDS encoding DUF1993 domain-containing protein, with translation MPLSLYEVSIPVFIRTFGHFSKFLDKGRAFADEKGIPHSALLEARLYPDMAPLTAQVQRASDTARFAPIRVAQVEAVSMPDTETSFEELQARIAKTVDFLKTVPPHAIDAGEETEVTLKTQLFSMTFTGKDYLLGFAMPNFYFHVTTAYGILRHQGVPLGKLDFFGRG, from the coding sequence ATGCCCTTGTCGCTTTACGAAGTCAGCATTCCCGTCTTCATCCGCACGTTCGGCCATTTCTCCAAATTCCTCGACAAAGGCCGCGCTTTCGCGGATGAGAAAGGAATCCCACATTCGGCGCTGCTCGAAGCACGGCTCTATCCGGACATGGCGCCTCTCACAGCCCAGGTCCAGCGGGCGAGCGACACGGCACGCTTCGCCCCCATCCGCGTTGCCCAGGTCGAGGCCGTTTCGATGCCGGATACGGAGACGAGTTTCGAAGAGCTCCAGGCGCGCATCGCCAAAACCGTGGACTTCCTGAAGACGGTGCCGCCGCACGCCATCGATGCGGGCGAGGAGACCGAGGTGACCCTGAAGACGCAGCTTTTCTCGATGACCTTTACCGGCAAGGATTATCTGCTTGGCTTCGCGATGCCCAACTTCTACTTCCATGTCACCACGGCCTACGGAATCCTGCGGCACCAAGGCGTGCCCCTGGGCAAGTTGGATTTCTTCGGGCGCGGCTGA
- a CDS encoding xanthine dehydrogenase family protein subunit M — protein sequence MYQTNYHRASSVAEAVKMLGDADDGKFVSGGQTLIPTMKQRLAAPSDLIDLRHIDEIKGITVDGRDVRIGAATTHAEVAVHGGLAAVCPAICHLAGHIGDPHVRHMGTIGGSIANNDPAADYPAALLALKATVHTSKRELAADEFFTGLFGTALDEDEIVTAVSFTAPEKAGYAKFPNPASRYALTGVFVAKQPEGVRVAVTGAGEDGVFRASAIEDTLAQSFDPAALDGISVPADGLMSDIHASAEYRANLVVVMAKRAVQAANG from the coding sequence ATGTACCAGACCAACTATCACCGCGCTTCCTCGGTCGCCGAGGCCGTGAAAATGCTGGGTGACGCCGATGACGGCAAATTCGTCTCCGGCGGGCAGACACTGATCCCGACGATGAAGCAGAGGCTTGCCGCGCCCTCCGATCTCATCGATCTGCGCCACATAGACGAGATCAAGGGCATCACCGTCGACGGGCGGGACGTGCGCATCGGGGCGGCCACCACCCATGCCGAAGTGGCTGTGCATGGCGGGCTCGCTGCGGTCTGCCCGGCGATCTGCCATCTCGCTGGTCATATCGGCGATCCGCATGTGCGGCACATGGGCACGATCGGTGGTTCGATCGCCAACAACGACCCGGCGGCGGACTATCCCGCCGCCTTGCTAGCGCTCAAGGCAACGGTTCACACGAGCAAGCGCGAACTTGCCGCGGACGAATTCTTTACGGGCCTGTTTGGCACGGCGCTGGACGAAGACGAGATCGTGACGGCGGTCTCCTTCACTGCGCCTGAAAAAGCAGGCTACGCGAAGTTCCCGAACCCGGCCTCGCGCTATGCGCTGACCGGCGTGTTCGTGGCGAAGCAGCCGGAAGGCGTGCGCGTGGCGGTGACGGGCGCAGGCGAGGATGGCGTCTTCCGTGCATCGGCAATTGAGGATACACTGGCTCAGTCCTTTGATCCGGCAGCGCTCGACGGCATTTCCGTGCCGGCGGACGGGCTGATGTCGGACATCCACGCATCGGCCGAATATCGCGCCAACCTCGTCGTCGTGATGGCGAAGCGCGCGGTGCAGGCCGCCAACGGCTGA
- a CDS encoding xanthine dehydrogenase family protein molybdopterin-binding subunit — MGIEGIGARVTRKEDKRFVTGLGRYVDDMVVPGMKHAIFVRSPYAHAAIKGIDISAANDMPGVIGVLTGPELKSDGIGNLICGWMIHSKDGSPMKMGAWSPLATDKVRYVGDAVAIVVAETRGQARDAADMVAVEYEELPAVTDAQKALDAGAPQIHPEAPNNLIFDWELGDGAATDRAIAGAAHVTRMRVVNNRLVPNAIEPRAALGHYDRAEDHFTLWTTSQNPHVARLVMSAFYNVAPENKLRVIAPDVGGGFGSKIYIYPEEIACLWASKRTGVPVKWTADRTESFLCDAHGRDHVTEVSMGFDADNRIVGFKVDTIANLGAYMSLFSSCVPTYLYATLLSGQYAIPHIHCNVRTVYTNTAPVDAYRGAGRPEATYLLERVLETAARELGVPPAELRRRNFIRTFPHQTPVIMNYDAGDYEASLDAAMEAADYEGFPARRDEAKRRGKLRGIGMSCYIEACGLAPSQAVGSLGAGVGLWESAEVRVNAAGTIEVLTGSHSHGQGHETTFAQVVADRLGVPIDSVSIVHGDTDKVQMGMGTYGSRSGAVGLSAVVKALDKVEAKAKKIAAHLLEADEGDIVVEDGQVKVAGTDRSLPWFQVALAAYTAHNLPAGMEPGLKETAFYDPTNFTFPAGCYICEVEVDPETGVTEIVQFVAADDFGTIINPLIVEGQVHGGITQGVGQALLEGCIYDASGQLVTASYMDYTMPRASDVPSFKVSTTVTPSPSNPLGIKGCGEAGAIGSPPAVINAITDAIGNNDLTMPATPQKVWDALRKH; from the coding sequence ATGGGAATCGAAGGCATCGGCGCGCGGGTGACGCGCAAGGAAGACAAGCGGTTCGTGACCGGCCTCGGCCGCTATGTGGACGACATGGTCGTTCCGGGAATGAAGCATGCGATATTCGTGCGCAGCCCGTACGCGCATGCGGCGATCAAGGGGATCGACATATCGGCCGCGAACGACATGCCCGGCGTCATCGGCGTGCTCACCGGGCCGGAGCTCAAATCGGACGGTATCGGCAACCTCATCTGCGGATGGATGATCCACTCCAAGGACGGAAGCCCCATGAAGATGGGCGCCTGGTCGCCGCTGGCCACCGACAAGGTGCGCTACGTTGGCGATGCGGTGGCGATTGTCGTGGCGGAGACCCGCGGGCAGGCGCGCGACGCGGCGGACATGGTGGCGGTGGAGTATGAGGAACTGCCCGCCGTGACCGATGCGCAGAAGGCGCTGGATGCAGGCGCGCCGCAAATCCATCCAGAGGCGCCGAACAATCTGATCTTCGATTGGGAGCTCGGCGATGGCGCCGCGACGGACCGGGCGATCGCGGGGGCGGCGCACGTCACCCGTATGCGGGTCGTCAATAACCGCTTGGTCCCCAACGCGATCGAACCACGCGCGGCCCTCGGGCACTACGACCGGGCGGAGGACCATTTTACGCTCTGGACGACGAGCCAGAATCCGCATGTGGCCCGCCTCGTCATGAGCGCCTTCTACAACGTCGCCCCCGAGAACAAGCTGCGCGTCATCGCGCCGGACGTGGGCGGTGGCTTCGGCTCGAAGATCTACATCTATCCGGAAGAGATCGCCTGCCTGTGGGCCTCGAAGCGAACCGGCGTGCCGGTGAAATGGACGGCCGACCGCACGGAGAGCTTCCTGTGCGACGCACATGGCCGCGACCATGTGACGGAAGTCTCAATGGGCTTCGATGCGGACAATCGCATCGTGGGATTCAAGGTCGACACCATTGCCAATCTCGGCGCCTATATGTCGCTCTTCTCCTCCTGCGTGCCGACCTACCTCTACGCCACGCTGCTCTCGGGCCAGTATGCGATCCCGCACATCCACTGCAATGTGCGCACGGTCTACACCAACACGGCGCCGGTGGATGCGTATCGCGGCGCCGGCCGCCCCGAGGCGACCTACCTGCTGGAACGCGTGCTGGAGACGGCTGCGCGCGAGCTCGGCGTTCCGCCCGCCGAGCTTCGCCGCAGGAACTTCATCCGCACCTTTCCGCACCAGACGCCGGTGATCATGAACTATGACGCGGGCGACTACGAGGCCTCGCTCGATGCCGCGATGGAGGCCGCGGACTATGAAGGCTTCCCCGCGCGTCGCGACGAGGCGAAGCGCCGCGGCAAGCTGCGCGGCATCGGCATGAGCTGTTACATCGAGGCTTGCGGGCTGGCGCCTTCGCAAGCGGTGGGCAGCCTGGGCGCGGGTGTCGGCCTGTGGGAGTCGGCCGAGGTGCGCGTGAACGCTGCCGGCACGATCGAGGTGCTCACCGGCTCGCACAGCCACGGCCAGGGACACGAGACGACTTTCGCGCAGGTGGTGGCGGACCGTCTCGGCGTGCCGATCGACTCCGTCTCCATCGTCCACGGCGACACGGACAAAGTGCAGATGGGCATGGGCACCTATGGCTCGCGCTCCGGCGCGGTCGGCCTCTCGGCGGTGGTGAAGGCGCTGGACAAGGTAGAGGCCAAGGCCAAGAAGATCGCCGCCCATCTGCTCGAAGCGGATGAAGGCGACATCGTCGTCGAGGACGGCCAGGTGAAGGTGGCGGGCACGGACCGGAGTCTGCCGTGGTTCCAGGTGGCGCTCGCAGCCTATACGGCGCACAACCTGCCGGCCGGCATGGAGCCGGGACTGAAGGAGACCGCCTTCTACGATCCGACCAACTTCACCTTCCCTGCGGGCTGCTACATCTGCGAGGTGGAGGTCGATCCGGAAACCGGCGTGACGGAGATCGTGCAATTCGTCGCGGCGGATGATTTCGGCACCATCATCAATCCGCTGATCGTGGAAGGGCAGGTGCATGGCGGCATCACGCAGGGCGTTGGCCAGGCGCTGCTGGAAGGCTGCATCTATGATGCCTCCGGCCAACTCGTGACAGCGTCCTATATGGACTACACCATGCCGCGCGCCAGCGACGTGCCCTCCTTCAAGGTATCGACCACCGTCACGCCGAGCCCGAGCAATCCGCTCGGCATCAAGGGCTGCGGCGAGGCAGGCGCGATCGGCTCGCCGCCCGCCGTTATCAACGCCATAACCGATGCGATCGGCAACAACGATCTGACCATGCCGGCCACTCCGCAGAAGGTGTGGGACGCGCTCAGGAAGCACTGA
- a CDS encoding (2Fe-2S)-binding protein, with protein MAEIAMIINGREVSGSVEDRTLLVQFLRENQGLTGTHVGCDTSQCGACVVHMDGKAVKSCTMLAAQASGTEIVTIEGLAGDNQLHPVQAAFKEHHGLQCGFCTPGMIMAAVDMIHRHPQGLDEKTVRRELEGNICRCTGYHNIVKAILSASEAMSGKTKAA; from the coding sequence ATGGCAGAGATTGCGATGATCATCAACGGGCGCGAGGTTTCCGGCAGCGTGGAAGACCGGACGCTGCTCGTACAGTTCCTGCGCGAGAACCAGGGGCTCACGGGCACGCATGTCGGCTGCGACACCTCCCAGTGCGGGGCCTGCGTCGTGCATATGGACGGGAAAGCCGTGAAGTCCTGCACCATGCTTGCCGCACAGGCTTCCGGCACGGAGATCGTCACTATCGAGGGTCTGGCTGGGGACAACCAGCTTCATCCAGTGCAGGCCGCATTCAAGGAACATCACGGGTTGCAATGCGGCTTCTGCACGCCGGGAATGATCATGGCCGCGGTGGACATGATTCACCGTCATCCACAGGGTCTCGACGAGAAAACAGTGCGCAGGGAACTTGAGGGCAACATCTGCCGCTGTACCGGCTATCACAACATCGTGAAGGCCATCCTCTCCGCCTCGGAGGCGATGAGCGGGAAGACGAAGGCCGCCTGA
- a CDS encoding helix-turn-helix domain-containing protein, whose protein sequence is MHQVIFIVYPGFELLDTAGPAAVFNGANRALGQQRQPAYYKADLVSAEGGAIESSSGVVAQTKAISDVEPGEAQTVLVAGAEREQLLPAVADPVLRAALPRLAGKAQRFGSVCSGGFLLAALGLLDGHRVATHWDSCKPLAETFPAVTVDPDALYVVDGRLWTSAGVTTGIDMALAMIANDLDATIAGEVAKRLILYARRPGYQSQFSPVLKAQVKGDSPFADLIGWIQSNLDAPLDVPSLADRAGLTERTFHRKFVAATGETPARFVETARLDAARMLLSRGLSLKTVAAQVGLFPAARLSEAFARRFGVPPGLFREMHAGL, encoded by the coding sequence ATGCATCAGGTCATCTTCATCGTCTATCCAGGCTTCGAACTGCTCGATACCGCCGGGCCCGCAGCGGTCTTCAACGGCGCCAACCGGGCTCTGGGACAGCAAAGACAACCTGCCTATTACAAGGCCGATCTCGTATCGGCCGAAGGCGGCGCAATCGAAAGCAGCAGTGGAGTTGTCGCCCAAACAAAGGCGATTTCGGATGTCGAGCCGGGGGAAGCTCAGACCGTTCTGGTCGCAGGCGCAGAACGGGAACAACTCCTACCGGCTGTCGCGGATCCGGTCCTTCGTGCCGCGCTTCCGAGACTGGCCGGGAAGGCCCAACGCTTCGGGTCGGTCTGTAGCGGCGGCTTCCTTCTGGCGGCGCTCGGCCTGCTCGACGGCCATCGCGTAGCGACCCACTGGGATTCCTGCAAACCGCTCGCCGAGACCTTTCCGGCCGTCACAGTCGATCCGGATGCGCTCTACGTGGTCGACGGTCGGTTGTGGACATCGGCCGGCGTGACCACCGGCATCGACATGGCGCTGGCCATGATCGCCAATGATCTTGACGCAACCATCGCTGGAGAAGTCGCGAAACGGCTGATCCTCTACGCCCGGCGCCCCGGTTACCAGTCTCAGTTCAGCCCGGTCCTCAAAGCGCAGGTGAAGGGTGACAGCCCATTCGCCGACCTGATCGGATGGATACAGTCCAACCTCGACGCGCCGTTGGACGTACCCTCGCTGGCGGATCGCGCCGGCCTGACCGAGCGGACCTTCCATCGCAAATTCGTAGCAGCGACAGGAGAAACACCTGCCCGGTTCGTCGAGACCGCGCGGCTCGATGCCGCGCGCATGCTGCTCTCGCGCGGCCTTTCGCTCAAAACGGTGGCGGCGCAGGTCGGCCTGTTCCCGGCTGCGCGTCTTTCAGAGGCGTTCGCTCGGAGGTTCGGCGTGCCGCCGGGCTTGTTCCGCGAGATGCATGCCGGACTTTGA
- a CDS encoding DJ-1/PfpI family protein has product MSKSIFIWGGIAAVFLGLTGFAGWAFSLPTATVAAKPPPVPREEAEAMLALLRPEGGERPLIAVVGINDATETTDYLVPTGILRRAGVADVVMLATGPGPVQLYPALKVEPDATIAEFDAAHPQGADYVIVPAMSRDDDPAVLAWLQSQSRKGARIIGVCAGAKVVGAAGLLDGRRATTHWYYVGEMLDRNPTIDYVANRRMVADEGVATTTGITASIPMMLTLIEAIAGRTRAEEVARDLGLETWDSRHASGAFQLTRSFATTVLLNRLAFWTHEELGIRLEAAMDEVSLALVADAWSRTYRSSAMTFASSRPAVMTANGVRVLPDQNTTDWAEERRVATFPDYRPADALDHALEAIARRYGERTTNVVAMQLEYPRSGEVR; this is encoded by the coding sequence ATGTCGAAATCCATCTTCATCTGGGGCGGTATCGCCGCCGTCTTCCTTGGCCTGACCGGCTTTGCCGGCTGGGCTTTCAGCCTTCCCACAGCAACCGTTGCGGCCAAGCCTCCGCCGGTGCCCCGGGAGGAGGCAGAGGCTATGCTCGCATTGCTCAGACCCGAAGGAGGCGAGCGTCCGTTGATTGCGGTTGTCGGTATTAACGACGCAACCGAGACCACCGACTATCTCGTGCCAACGGGCATCCTGCGGCGGGCCGGTGTGGCTGACGTCGTAATGCTGGCAACTGGCCCGGGTCCGGTGCAGCTCTATCCCGCACTCAAGGTCGAGCCCGATGCGACGATTGCCGAGTTCGACGCCGCGCATCCGCAAGGAGCCGACTACGTCATCGTCCCCGCCATGAGCCGCGATGACGATCCGGCGGTGCTCGCCTGGCTCCAGAGCCAATCCCGCAAAGGCGCAAGGATCATCGGTGTTTGTGCAGGTGCGAAGGTGGTCGGCGCGGCCGGCTTGCTCGATGGCCGTCGGGCCACGACCCACTGGTACTATGTCGGCGAGATGCTCGATCGCAACCCGACGATCGACTATGTCGCGAACCGGCGGATGGTCGCCGATGAGGGCGTTGCGACGACGACCGGCATTACCGCATCCATACCGATGATGCTGACGCTGATCGAGGCGATCGCCGGACGAACGCGGGCCGAGGAGGTCGCGCGCGACCTCGGCCTCGAAACCTGGGATTCACGACATGCGAGCGGTGCATTCCAGCTCACCCGCTCCTTCGCGACGACGGTGTTACTCAACCGCCTTGCCTTCTGGACTCACGAGGAGTTGGGAATCCGGCTTGAGGCGGCCATGGACGAGGTCTCGCTCGCGTTGGTGGCCGATGCCTGGTCGCGGACCTACCGCTCCAGCGCCATGACATTTGCTAGCTCAAGGCCAGCGGTCATGACCGCCAACGGCGTCCGCGTCTTGCCAGATCAGAACACAACTGACTGGGCAGAAGAACGTCGCGTTGCGACCTTCCCTGACTATCGGCCGGCCGACGCGCTGGATCACGCGCTTGAGGCCATCGCCAGGCGCTATGGCGAACGCACGACCAATGTCGTTGCGATGCAGCTCGAATATCCGCGCTCCGGCGAGGTCCGATGA
- a CDS encoding VOC family protein, producing the protein MTKLVTCLWFDHGEASKAAAFYAATFPDSHVDRVNASASDYPGGKEGNELTVEFTVLGRPFLGLNGGPNFKANESVSFMALTEDQEETDRYWNAIVENGGAESACGWCRDRWGFSWQITPKRLMELTTNPDRAKAKRAMEAMMTMKKIDIAALEAAVAR; encoded by the coding sequence ATGACCAAACTCGTGACCTGCCTGTGGTTCGACCACGGCGAAGCAAGCAAGGCAGCCGCATTCTATGCCGCCACCTTTCCGGACAGTCATGTGGATCGGGTGAATGCGTCCGCATCCGACTATCCCGGCGGCAAGGAAGGCAATGAACTGACCGTCGAGTTCACCGTGCTCGGCCGGCCGTTCCTGGGCCTGAACGGCGGCCCGAATTTCAAGGCGAACGAATCCGTCAGCTTCATGGCGCTGACCGAAGATCAGGAAGAGACTGATCGCTACTGGAACGCCATCGTCGAAAACGGCGGCGCGGAGAGTGCCTGCGGCTGGTGCAGGGACCGCTGGGGCTTCTCCTGGCAGATCACGCCGAAGCGGCTGATGGAGCTGACGACCAATCCCGACCGCGCCAAGGCCAAGCGCGCGATGGAGGCGATGATGACGATGAAGAAAATCGACATCGCGGCGCTGGAAGCCGCAGTAGCA